The Cervus canadensis isolate Bull #8, Minnesota chromosome X, ASM1932006v1, whole genome shotgun sequence genome contains a region encoding:
- the LOC122435806 gene encoding small integral membrane protein 10-like protein 2A: protein MAASGVLSAAAAAAALSGVAVRLARSAAMRGSYGAFCKGLTRTLITFFDLAWRLRMNFPYFYIVASVMLNVRLQVRIE, encoded by the coding sequence ATGGCGGCGTCGGGGGTTCTGTCTGCCGCGGCGGCAGCAGCGGCCCTGTCGGGCGTGGCAGTGCGGCTGGCGCGCTCAGCCGCGATGCGCGGCTCGTACGGTGCCTTCTGCAAGGGGCTCACGCGCACGTTGATCACCTTCTTCGACCTGGCCTGGCGTCTGCGCATGAACTTCCCCTATTTCTACATCGTGGCCTCGGTGATGCTCAACGTGCGCCTGCAGGTGCGGATCGAGTGA
- the LOC122435697 gene encoding heat shock protein HSP 90-alpha-like — protein MDNCEELIPEYLNFIRGVVDSEDLPLNISREMLQQSKILKVIRKNLVKKCLELFTELAEDKENYKKFYEQFSKNIKLGIHEDSQNRKKLSELLRYYTSASGDEMVSLKDYCTRMKENQKHIYYITGETKDQVANSAFVERLRKHGLEVIYMIEPIDEYCVQQLKEFEGKTLVSVTKEGLELPEDEEEKKKQEEKKTKFENLCKIMKDILEKKVEKVVVSNRLVTSPCCIVTSTYGWTANMERIMKAQALRDNSTMGYMAAKKHLEINPDHSIIETLRQKAEADKNDKSVKDLVILLYEFIGS, from the coding sequence ATGGATAACTGTGAGGAGCTAATCCCTGAATACCTGAATTTCATTAGAGGTGTGGTGGACTCTGAGGATCTTCCTCTGAACATTTCCCGTGAGATGTTGCAACAAAGCAAAATTTTGAAAGTTATCAGGAAGAACTTGGTCAAAAAGTGCTTGGAACTCTTCACTGAACTGgcagaagataaagagaactaCAAGAAGTTTTATGAGCAGTTCTCTAAAAATATTAAGCTTGGAATACATGAAGATTCTCAAAATCGGAAGAAGCTTTCAGAGCTGTTGAGATACTATACTTCTGCTTCTGGTGATGAGATGGTTTCTCTCAAGGACTATTGCACAAGAATGAAGGAAaaccagaaacacatctattacATCACAGGTGAGACGAAGGACCAGGTAGCCAACTCTGCCTTTGTGGAGCGTCTCCGGAAGCACGGCTTGGAAGTGATCTACATGATCGAGCCTATTGATGAGTACTGTGTGCAGCAGCTGAAGGAGTTTGAGGGGAAGACCTTAGTGTCAGTCACCAAAGAGGGCCTGGAACTTCCAGaagatgaggaagagaaaaagaaacaagaagaaaaaaagacaaaatttgaaaACCTTTGCAAAATCATGAAGGACATTTTGGAGAAGAAAGTTGAAAAGGTGGTTGTGTCTAACCGGTTGGTGACATCCCCATGCTGCATTGTGACAAGCACATATGGCTGGACAGCAAACATGGAACGGATCATGAAGGCTCAAGCCCTGAGAGACAACTCAACGATGGGTTACATGGCAGCCAAGAAGCACCTGGAGATCAACCCTGACCATTCCATCATCGAGACCTTGAGGCAAAAGGCAGAGGCTGATAAGAATGACAAGTCTGTGAAGGATCTGGTCATCCTGCTGTACGAATTCATAGGTTCTTAA